Proteins co-encoded in one Xanthomonas campestris pv. badrii genomic window:
- the ubiB gene encoding ubiquinone biosynthesis regulatory protein kinase UbiB, which translates to MKAILRASRIGRVILRYRLDALLEGTPAERWLRLAKPFVPRASAEIAVQSRGARLRLALQELGPIFVKFGQILSTRRDLIPADVAEELTLLQDRVKPFDGEAARLIVEAALGLPVSVAFASFDTVPLASASIAQVHAATLPPDANGVRREVVVKVLRPDIERQIDADIALLHSLATLVERTHPRAEKIRPREVVAEIEATLAAELDLQREGANASVLRRFWEGSDDLYVPDVIWSHTAERALTLERVYGIPSDDIAKLDAAGIDRKALAAKGVRVFYTQVFRDNFFHADAHAGNIWVDSDPQRRLNPRFIALDFGIMGQLSQEDQYYLAENFMAIFHKDYRRMAELHVEAGWMPSNVRIDELEAAARSVCEPYFTRPLSEISLAQVLIKLFRVAQRYELTLQPQLILLQKTLLNIEGVGRQLDPKLDIWAVARPVLERILRERYSPRRALRELGKRLPEIMTHAPDMPRLVHSWLKQQVEGRHQLEIRSTELRALELSLRKLQTRVVTAITGSGLLVVAAVLYGLHPDGWYLGTVPVWSWISGGAGTAALLVAWLRR; encoded by the coding sequence ATGAAGGCGATCCTGCGGGCCAGCCGCATCGGCCGGGTGATCCTGCGCTACCGGTTGGATGCCTTGCTCGAAGGCACCCCGGCCGAGCGCTGGCTGCGCCTGGCCAAACCGTTCGTGCCGCGTGCCAGCGCCGAAATCGCCGTGCAATCGCGCGGTGCGCGGCTGCGCTTGGCCTTGCAGGAGCTTGGCCCGATCTTCGTCAAGTTCGGGCAGATCCTGTCGACCCGGCGCGATCTGATTCCGGCCGACGTGGCCGAAGAACTCACCTTGCTGCAGGACCGGGTCAAGCCGTTCGATGGCGAGGCCGCGCGCCTGATCGTCGAAGCCGCACTCGGCCTGCCGGTCAGCGTGGCGTTCGCCAGCTTCGATACCGTGCCGCTGGCATCTGCCTCCATCGCGCAGGTGCATGCGGCCACGTTGCCGCCCGATGCCAACGGCGTGCGCCGCGAAGTGGTGGTCAAGGTGCTGCGCCCGGATATCGAGCGCCAGATCGATGCCGATATCGCGTTGCTGCACTCGCTGGCCACGCTGGTCGAACGCACTCACCCACGCGCCGAGAAGATCCGTCCGCGCGAAGTGGTGGCCGAGATCGAAGCCACCCTGGCCGCCGAACTGGACCTGCAGCGCGAAGGCGCCAACGCCAGCGTGCTGCGCCGGTTCTGGGAAGGCTCGGACGATCTGTACGTGCCGGACGTGATCTGGTCGCACACCGCCGAGCGTGCGCTCACGCTGGAGCGCGTGTACGGCATTCCCTCCGACGACATCGCCAAGCTCGATGCCGCCGGCATCGATCGCAAGGCGCTCGCGGCCAAGGGCGTACGGGTGTTCTACACCCAGGTGTTCCGCGACAACTTCTTCCACGCCGATGCGCACGCCGGCAACATCTGGGTCGATTCGGACCCGCAGCGCCGCCTCAATCCGCGCTTCATCGCGCTGGATTTCGGCATCATGGGCCAGCTCTCGCAGGAAGATCAGTATTACCTGGCCGAGAACTTCATGGCGATCTTCCACAAGGATTACCGCCGCATGGCCGAGCTGCACGTGGAGGCGGGCTGGATGCCCTCGAACGTGCGTATCGACGAGCTGGAAGCGGCCGCGCGCTCGGTATGCGAGCCGTACTTTACCCGTCCGTTGTCGGAAATCTCGCTGGCGCAGGTGTTGATCAAGCTGTTCCGCGTGGCGCAGCGCTATGAACTGACCCTGCAGCCGCAGCTGATCCTGCTGCAGAAGACCCTGCTCAACATCGAAGGCGTAGGCCGTCAGCTGGACCCCAAGCTGGATATCTGGGCGGTGGCGCGCCCGGTGCTCGAACGCATCCTGCGCGAGCGCTACAGCCCGCGCCGTGCGTTGCGCGAGCTGGGCAAGCGGCTGCCGGAGATCATGACCCATGCGCCGGACATGCCACGCCTGGTGCACAGCTGGTTGAAGCAGCAGGTGGAAGGCCGCCATCAGCTGGAGATCCGCTCCACCGAGCTGCGTGCGCTGGAACTGAGCCTGCGCAAGCTGCAGACCCGCGTGGTCACCGCCATCACCGGCAGCGGGCTGCTGGTGGTCGCCGCGGTGCTGTATGGCCTGCATCCGGATGGCTGGTACCTGGGTACCGTGCCGGTATGGAGCTGGATCAGCGGGGGCGCCGGCACCGCTGCGCTGCTGGTGGCCTGGCTGCGTCGCTAG
- the dcp gene encoding peptidyl-dipeptidase Dcp, with protein MSRTVVLAAAITLALAACSGKEPSGKESTPVSEKTATPAADAAPNPLLTASTLPFQAPPFDKIKDADYLPAFEEGMRQHLADMRKIADNSEPPTFDNTIEAMERSGETLTRVSRIFFGLVQADTSDARQKIQEEIAPKLAAHQDEINLDPKLFARVKTLYDQRDTLNLEPEQKRLLERDYEKLVRAGAQLSDADKDSLRKLNIEETTLSTQFHTRLVAASAAAAVVVDDKARLDGLSEGDIAAAADAAKARKLDGKYLLTLQNTTQQPVLASLKDRQLRADVLKASETRAEKGDANDTRQTIQRLAQLRAQKAKLLGFDNYAAYSLGDQMAKTPGAALKLLTDTVPAATAKARREVAEMQKVIDAQSADAKTGDFKLAASDWDFYAEQVRKAKYDLDESQIKPYFELDNVLQNGVFYAATQLYGITFKQRTDIPTYHADMKVYEVFDADGTSMALFYTDYFKRDSKSGGAWMDVFVEQDGLTGAKPVVYNVCNFTKPAAGQPALLSFDDVTTLFHEFGHALHGMFSKVKYPSIAGTSTSRDFVEFPSQFNEHWASDPKVFANYAKHYQTGAPMPAELVEKIKKAKTFNSGYATTEYLSAALLDLAWHTQPADAPLQDVSKYEADALKRFKVDLAEVPPRYRSTYFDHIWGGGYSAGYYAYFWSEVLDDDAFEWFKENGGLTRKNGDTFRAKILSRGNTVDLATLYRDFRGKDPSVKALLENRGLTE; from the coding sequence ATGTCGCGTACCGTCGTTCTGGCCGCTGCCATCACCCTGGCGCTGGCCGCATGTTCTGGAAAAGAGCCGTCCGGTAAGGAGTCCACCCCCGTGTCCGAGAAGACCGCCACCCCCGCCGCCGATGCTGCGCCGAACCCGCTGCTGACTGCCAGCACGCTGCCGTTCCAGGCGCCGCCGTTCGACAAGATCAAGGACGCCGATTACCTGCCGGCCTTCGAGGAGGGCATGCGCCAGCACCTGGCCGACATGCGCAAGATTGCCGACAACAGTGAGCCGCCCACCTTCGACAACACCATCGAGGCAATGGAGCGCAGCGGCGAAACGCTTACGCGCGTCTCGCGCATCTTCTTCGGGCTGGTCCAGGCCGACACCAGCGACGCACGCCAGAAGATCCAGGAAGAGATCGCGCCCAAGCTGGCCGCGCACCAGGATGAGATCAATCTCGATCCCAAGCTGTTCGCACGCGTCAAGACCCTCTACGACCAGCGCGACACGTTGAACCTGGAGCCGGAACAGAAGCGCCTGCTCGAGCGCGATTACGAAAAACTGGTACGCGCCGGTGCGCAGCTGTCCGATGCCGACAAGGACAGCCTGCGCAAGCTCAATATCGAAGAAACCACGCTGTCCACCCAGTTCCATACCCGCCTGGTCGCCGCCTCGGCCGCCGCTGCGGTGGTGGTGGACGACAAAGCCAGGCTCGATGGCCTGAGCGAAGGCGATATCGCCGCCGCCGCCGATGCCGCCAAGGCGCGCAAGCTCGACGGCAAGTATCTGCTCACCCTGCAAAACACCACCCAGCAGCCGGTACTTGCCTCGTTGAAGGACCGCCAGCTGCGCGCCGACGTGCTCAAGGCCTCGGAAACGCGTGCGGAAAAGGGCGATGCCAACGACACCCGCCAGACCATCCAGCGCCTGGCCCAGCTGCGCGCGCAAAAAGCCAAGTTGCTGGGCTTCGACAACTACGCCGCCTACAGCCTGGGCGACCAGATGGCCAAGACCCCGGGCGCGGCGCTCAAGCTGCTGACCGACACCGTGCCGGCCGCCACCGCCAAGGCGCGCCGCGAAGTGGCCGAAATGCAGAAGGTGATCGATGCGCAGAGTGCTGATGCAAAGACCGGAGATTTCAAACTGGCCGCGTCCGATTGGGACTTCTACGCCGAGCAGGTGCGCAAGGCCAAGTACGACCTGGACGAATCGCAGATCAAGCCGTACTTCGAGCTGGACAACGTGCTGCAGAACGGCGTGTTTTATGCGGCCACGCAGTTGTATGGCATCACCTTCAAGCAGCGCACCGATATCCCGACCTACCACGCCGACATGAAGGTGTATGAAGTCTTCGATGCCGATGGCACCTCGATGGCGCTGTTCTACACCGACTACTTCAAGCGCGACAGCAAGTCCGGCGGTGCCTGGATGGACGTGTTCGTCGAACAGGACGGCCTCACCGGCGCCAAGCCGGTGGTCTACAACGTGTGCAACTTCACCAAGCCCGCTGCCGGCCAGCCGGCGTTGCTGAGTTTCGACGATGTCACCACGCTGTTCCACGAGTTCGGCCACGCGCTGCATGGCATGTTCTCCAAGGTGAAATACCCATCGATCGCCGGCACCAGCACCTCGCGCGATTTTGTGGAATTCCCCTCGCAGTTCAACGAGCACTGGGCCTCCGATCCCAAGGTCTTCGCCAACTACGCCAAGCACTACCAGACCGGCGCACCGATGCCGGCCGAGCTGGTGGAAAAGATCAAGAAGGCCAAGACCTTCAACAGCGGCTACGCCACCACCGAATACCTGTCGGCCGCGTTGCTGGATCTGGCCTGGCACACCCAGCCGGCCGATGCGCCGCTGCAGGATGTAAGCAAGTACGAAGCCGATGCGCTCAAGCGCTTCAAGGTAGACCTGGCCGAAGTGCCGCCGCGTTACCGCAGCACCTATTTCGACCACATCTGGGGCGGCGGCTACTCGGCCGGTTACTACGCGTACTTCTGGTCGGAAGTGCTCGATGACGATGCGTTCGAATGGTTCAAGGAAAACGGCGGCCTGACCCGCAAGAACGGCGACACCTTCCGCGCCAAGATCCTCTCGCGCGGCAACACGGTCGACCTGGCCACGCTGTACCGCGATTTCCGCGGCAAGGATCCCAGCGTCAAGGCGCTGCTGGAAAACCGTGGGTTGACCGAGTGA
- a CDS encoding lysophosphatidylcholine acyltransferase, with translation MSQPDPSLPPVTQANILLQPSPPRMPRAHGRFGRWLGRTALRLTGWRLLGRLPDEPKLVMIVAPHSSNWDGFLGFAAKFALGFEVRVLGKAQLFWWPLGPLLRKLGGIPLDRSSPQGTIGQAVRLIRNSEQMWYVITPEGTRKRVEQWKAGFWKIASDAKVPILPVYFDYPSKTVGIGEPFWTGTDMAADIAAIRNWYRPWRGKHRDTL, from the coding sequence GTGAGTCAACCCGACCCGTCGTTGCCACCGGTAACGCAGGCCAACATCCTGCTGCAGCCATCCCCGCCCAGAATGCCGCGCGCGCACGGCCGCTTCGGCCGCTGGCTGGGGCGCACGGCGCTGCGTCTGACCGGTTGGCGCCTGCTCGGGCGGCTGCCCGACGAGCCCAAGCTGGTGATGATCGTGGCGCCGCATTCCTCCAACTGGGACGGCTTTTTGGGCTTTGCCGCCAAGTTCGCGCTGGGCTTCGAAGTGCGCGTGCTGGGCAAGGCGCAGCTGTTCTGGTGGCCGCTGGGCCCGCTGCTGCGCAAGCTCGGCGGCATCCCGCTGGATCGCAGCTCGCCGCAGGGCACCATCGGCCAGGCGGTGCGGCTGATCCGCAATTCCGAGCAGATGTGGTACGTGATCACTCCCGAAGGCACGCGCAAGCGGGTGGAGCAGTGGAAGGCCGGCTTCTGGAAGATCGCCTCCGATGCCAAGGTGCCGATCCTGCCGGTGTATTTCGACTATCCCAGCAAGACGGTGGGCATCGGCGAGCCGTTCTGGACCGGAACCGACATGGCTGCCGACATCGCCGCCATCCGCAACTGGTACCGGCCATGGCGCGGCAAGCACCGCGATACGTTGTAG
- a CDS encoding ubiquinone biosynthesis accessory factor UbiJ, giving the protein MPGSLFDSLKPLAGQALQAALNRALALDPDTRDALLPLEGQRIALTLDAPALALQIRVHERRLLVGPVDPAQEPDLAVRSSLAGLLGQLPLLANARRSGAPAGRLKVSGDAELARQLQQLAGRFDPDWQLPFVAVFGQILGVQIAGAVRTALQQARRSASDLAHSAAEFVTEESRDVVPRAELEAFHDDVDELRDAVERLAARVTRLRAAGGAA; this is encoded by the coding sequence ATGCCCGGATCACTCTTCGACTCACTCAAGCCGCTCGCCGGCCAGGCCCTGCAGGCCGCGCTCAACCGCGCGCTGGCGCTGGACCCGGACACCCGCGACGCCCTGCTGCCCCTGGAAGGCCAGCGCATCGCGCTGACCCTGGACGCGCCGGCCCTGGCCCTGCAGATCCGCGTGCACGAACGCCGGCTGCTGGTGGGGCCGGTGGACCCGGCGCAGGAACCGGACCTGGCGGTGCGCAGCAGCCTGGCCGGCCTGCTCGGGCAACTGCCGCTGCTGGCCAATGCGCGCCGCAGCGGTGCGCCGGCGGGGCGGCTCAAGGTGTCCGGCGACGCCGAACTGGCGCGCCAGCTGCAGCAGCTGGCCGGCCGCTTCGATCCGGATTGGCAGCTGCCGTTCGTGGCGGTGTTCGGGCAGATCCTGGGCGTGCAGATCGCCGGTGCGGTCCGCACGGCGCTGCAGCAGGCGCGCCGCAGCGCATCGGATCTGGCGCATAGCGCGGCCGAATTCGTCACCGAAGAATCGCGCGATGTGGTGCCACGTGCCGAGCTGGAAGCCTTCCACGATGACGTGGACGAGCTGCGCGACGCTGTCGAACGCCTGGCTGCACGCGTCACCCGCCTGCGCGCCGCCGGAGGCGCGGCATGA
- a CDS encoding DUF2059 domain-containing protein — translation MLRPVPPLQDAPMTPESLAAAGVLARRLVLLALLAMAAPTALAQAPTDADVNRLLAASRAQTMLDTMLPQIEAMQQQQFAQLTAQRKLDADQQAQLQRIQERTRQTVRKALSWSELRPMYVDIYKRSFSREDVLAMAEFYESSAGQSLLDKTPALTQNLMGAIQQKMLPLFADLQKDLEKIVNTPAPAQKP, via the coding sequence ATGCTGCGGCCGGTTCCCCCATTGCAGGATGCTCCAATGACACCCGAATCGCTTGCCGCCGCCGGCGTGCTTGCCCGCCGCCTGGTACTGCTGGCCCTGCTGGCCATGGCCGCCCCCACCGCGCTGGCGCAGGCACCGACCGATGCCGACGTCAACCGCCTGCTGGCCGCCTCGCGCGCGCAGACCATGCTGGACACCATGCTGCCGCAGATCGAAGCGATGCAGCAGCAGCAGTTCGCCCAGCTCACCGCGCAGCGCAAGCTCGACGCCGATCAGCAGGCGCAGCTGCAGCGCATCCAGGAGCGCACCCGCCAGACCGTGCGCAAGGCGCTGTCGTGGTCGGAGCTGCGCCCGATGTACGTGGACATCTACAAGCGCTCGTTCTCGCGCGAGGATGTGCTGGCCATGGCCGAGTTCTACGAGAGCTCGGCCGGCCAGAGCCTGCTGGACAAGACCCCCGCCCTGACCCAGAACCTGATGGGCGCCATCCAGCAGAAGATGCTGCCGTTGTTTGCCGACCTGCAGAAGGATCTGGAGAAGATCGTCAATACGCCTGCCCCGGCGCAGAAGCCCTGA
- a CDS encoding isoaspartyl peptidase/L-asparaginase family protein has product MIASSTRALLLSLLLCTGPALSATPMLVIHGGAGVEKSSLSPDEQAQAREAMQRALRAGHAVLNRGGSAVEAVAATITVLEDAPQFNAGRGAVFTHDGKNALDAAIMDGASGKAGAIAGVHTVKNPIQLARRVMDRSRHVMLVGDGAEQFAREQGVTVVDPSYFRTDKRWQQLQKALKAEAGDRQAQAALDLETARHFGTVGALALDRDGHLAAGTSTGGMTNKRYGRVGDAPIIGAGTYANAQCAVSGTGWGEFYIRAVAAYDICARMKYAGQSLQQAAETVIDQEIPTAGGDGGAIALDAQGNVAFPFNTEGMYRGWIGADGAPHVAIFKDETL; this is encoded by the coding sequence ATGATCGCTTCGTCCACCCGCGCGTTATTGCTGTCCTTGCTGCTGTGTACCGGCCCGGCGCTGTCGGCCACGCCGATGCTGGTGATCCACGGCGGTGCGGGCGTGGAGAAATCCAGCCTTTCGCCCGACGAACAAGCCCAGGCACGTGAAGCGATGCAACGCGCGCTGCGTGCCGGGCATGCGGTGTTGAACCGCGGCGGCAGCGCGGTGGAGGCGGTGGCGGCCACCATCACCGTGCTGGAGGACGCGCCGCAGTTCAATGCGGGGCGTGGTGCGGTGTTCACCCACGACGGCAAGAACGCGCTGGACGCGGCCATCATGGATGGCGCCAGCGGCAAGGCCGGGGCGATTGCCGGCGTGCATACGGTCAAGAACCCGATCCAGCTGGCACGCCGCGTCATGGATCGCTCCAGGCACGTGATGCTGGTCGGCGACGGCGCCGAGCAATTCGCGCGCGAGCAGGGGGTCACCGTGGTGGACCCGAGCTACTTCCGCACCGACAAGCGCTGGCAGCAACTGCAGAAGGCGCTCAAGGCCGAAGCCGGCGACCGCCAGGCCCAGGCCGCGCTGGACCTGGAAACCGCCAGGCATTTCGGCACCGTGGGCGCGCTGGCGCTGGACCGCGACGGCCATCTGGCCGCTGGCACCTCCACCGGCGGCATGACCAACAAGCGCTACGGCCGCGTGGGCGATGCGCCCATCATCGGCGCCGGCACCTATGCCAATGCGCAGTGCGCCGTCTCCGGCACCGGCTGGGGCGAGTTCTACATCCGCGCGGTGGCAGCCTACGACATCTGCGCACGCATGAAATACGCCGGGCAGTCGTTGCAGCAGGCTGCCGAGACGGTGATCGACCAGGAGATTCCCACCGCCGGCGGCGATGGCGGCGCCATTGCGCTGGACGCGCAGGGCAACGTGGCGTTTCCGTTCAATACCGAAGGCATGTACCGCGGCTGGATCGGTGCGGACGGCGCCCCGCATGTGGCCATCTTCAAGGACGAGACGCTGTAA
- the arfB gene encoding alternative ribosome rescue aminoacyl-tRNA hydrolase ArfB codes for MASDPIQITPSLTIPPSELVERFVRASGAGGQNVNKVSTAVELRFDVAGSPSLPEPLRARLLSRRDRRMTAEGVLVIDAQRFRTQDRNRDDARARLAEIISACLSVPKRRVATKPSHGAKLRRLDAKRERSHIKRGRSASHWE; via the coding sequence ATGGCCAGCGACCCGATCCAGATCACCCCCAGCCTGACGATTCCGCCCAGCGAACTCGTCGAACGCTTCGTGCGCGCCAGCGGCGCCGGCGGGCAGAACGTCAACAAGGTGTCCACTGCGGTGGAGCTGCGCTTCGACGTGGCCGGATCGCCATCGCTGCCCGAGCCGTTGCGCGCGCGGTTGCTGTCGCGGCGCGACCGCCGCATGACCGCCGAGGGCGTGCTGGTGATCGACGCGCAGCGCTTCCGCACCCAGGACCGCAACCGCGACGATGCGCGCGCGCGGCTGGCCGAGATCATCAGTGCGTGCCTGTCGGTGCCCAAGCGCCGGGTCGCCACCAAACCGAGTCATGGTGCCAAGCTGCGGCGGCTGGATGCCAAGCGTGAGCGCAGCCATATCAAGCGTGGACGCTCTGCGTCCCACTGGGAGTAA
- a CDS encoding pseudouridine synthase, with translation MARAASDADNPPVSTSPKHLQILYQDEVLAVVDKPAGLMVHDSKLARGEDDFLADRLREQLGRPIFLVHRLDRATSGCLLLAFDRDSASALGKALMAGEVDKHYLTVCRGWPAEEQFVVDHDLDGGPGKPVKKPAVTHFQRLATGELDIPSTGFATSRYALLRCQPQTGRFRQIRRHMKHLSHHMIGDTSHGDGRHNRSFRMLGIHRMLLHAERLEFPHPADGRRISVTAPLDVEFAKACALFGWDMAGLGVMQPA, from the coding sequence GTGGCACGCGCTGCCAGCGACGCGGATAATCCGCCGGTGAGCACATCCCCCAAGCATCTGCAGATTCTCTACCAGGACGAGGTCCTGGCCGTCGTCGACAAACCCGCGGGCCTGATGGTCCACGACAGCAAGCTGGCGCGCGGGGAAGACGACTTCCTGGCCGACCGCCTGCGCGAACAGCTGGGCAGGCCGATCTTCCTGGTGCACCGGCTCGACCGTGCCACCAGCGGCTGCCTGCTGCTGGCCTTCGACCGCGACAGCGCCAGTGCGCTGGGCAAGGCGCTGATGGCCGGCGAGGTGGACAAGCACTACCTGACGGTGTGCCGCGGCTGGCCGGCCGAGGAGCAGTTCGTCGTCGACCACGACCTGGACGGTGGCCCCGGCAAACCGGTGAAAAAGCCGGCAGTGACGCACTTCCAGCGCCTGGCCACCGGCGAGCTGGACATCCCGTCCACCGGCTTTGCCACCTCCCGTTATGCGTTGCTGCGCTGCCAGCCGCAGACCGGCCGCTTCCGTCAGATCCGCCGTCACATGAAGCACCTGTCGCATCACATGATCGGCGACACCAGCCATGGCGATGGCCGCCACAACCGCAGCTTCCGCATGCTCGGCATCCACCGCATGCTGCTGCATGCCGAACGCCTGGAATTTCCGCATCCGGCCGACGGCAGGCGCATCAGCGTCACCGCACCGCTGGATGTGGAATTCGCCAAGGCCTGCGCGTTGTTCGGCTGGGACATGGCGGGGTTGGGAGTCATGCAGCCTGCGTGA